A genomic region of Miscanthus floridulus cultivar M001 chromosome 3, ASM1932011v1, whole genome shotgun sequence contains the following coding sequences:
- the LOC136546325 gene encoding LOW QUALITY PROTEIN: uncharacterized protein (The sequence of the model RefSeq protein was modified relative to this genomic sequence to represent the inferred CDS: inserted 2 bases in 1 codon; deleted 1 base in 1 codon), protein MGACHVGRRSTPFXPFFHRFVRTIFCLCFAWLPRSLVPLSSVHPQTPTQNPSRRRRRLRTCIHRSETNRLCDTSGRKLLQHVLTSPPRRHGGEAIDRWNAPPPPPQENSQGLHLPEDIRWERLHKARFFVVGAGLFSAVSAALYPAVVLKTRLQVAPAPAAAGTAAPPPSAAAAAIAILRQEGPLAFYRGFATSLAGTIPARALYMGALEATRSAVGPAALSLGAAEPAASAAAGAVAGLAAAVAAQVVWTPVDVISQRLMVQGNPCPASRYHGGLDAFRKIVASDGLRSLYRGFGMSILTYDPSNAVWWATYSLSQKIIWSGIGCYLCDYGVGVQEIDLGDGDSLLQPGCKTVMVVQGVSAAMAGGASAFVTMPLDTIKTRMQVMDGDGEPITVGRTVRRLIKEVGLAACYRGLGLRWASMLLSATTMITTYEFLKRLSDKGQESDLA, encoded by the exons ATGGGAGCTTGCCACGTCGGACGTCGTTCCACACCCTT CCCCTTCTTCCACCGCTTTGTTCGTACT ATATTTTGCCTTTGCTTCGCTTGGCTTCCTCGCTCCCTGGTCCCTTTATCATCAGTTCACCCCCAGACCCCCacccaaaaccctagccgccggcggcggcggctgaggaCATGTATCCACCGCTCGGAGACGAATAGGTTGTGTGATACGAGTGGGAGAAAGCTTCTTCAGCACGTGCTGACCTCTCCGCCGCGCCGGCATGGAGGAGAGGCCATAGATCGCTGGAatgcgcctccgccgccgccgcaggagaACTCCCAGGGTCTACATCTCCCAGAGGACATCCGCTGGGAGCGGCTCCACAAGGCGCGCTTCTTTGTCGTGGGCGCCGGACTCTTCTCCGCCGTCTCGGCCGCGCTCTACCCCGCCGTTGTCCTCAAGACGCGCCTCCAAGTCGCCCCTGCGCCGGCGGCGGCTGGGACGGCAGCGCCCCCGccctccgccgccgcggcggcgatTGCCATCCTGCGCCAGGAGGGCCCCCTCGCCTTCTACCGCGGCTTCGCCACCTCCCTCGCCGGCACCATCCCGGCGCGCGCGCTCTACATGGGCGCGCTCGAGGCCACGCGCTCCGCCGTCGGCCCAGCCGCGCTCAGCCTCGGCGCCGCGGAGCCCGCTGCGTCGGCGGCAGCGGGCGCAGTGGcgggcctcgccgccgccgtcgccgcgcagGTCGTGTGGACGCCCGTCGACGTCATCAGCCAGCGCCTCATGGTTCAGGGCAACCCCTGCCCTGCCTCCCGCTACCACGGCGGCCTGGACGCCTTCCGCAAGATCGTGGCGTCTGACGGGCTACGCAGCCTGTACCGTGGGTTCGGCATGTCCATCCTAACCTACGACCCCTCCAATGCTGTGTGGTGGGCAACTTATTCGCTGTCACAGAAGATAATTTGGAGTGGAATTGGCTGCTACTTGTGCGACTATGGTGTTGGTGTCCAGGAAATTGATCTCGGTGATGGGGATTCTTTGCTGCAGCCAGGTTGCAAGACTGTCATGGTAGTTCAGGGAGTGAGTGCCGCGATGGCCGGTGGTGCATCTGCGTTTGTGACCATGCCACTGGACACCATCAAAACCAGGATGCAAGTCATGGATGGGGACGGTGAGCCGATTACCGTGGGGAGGACAGTGCGTAGGCTGATCAAGGAAGTTGGGTTGGCTGCTTGTTACAGGGGCCTAGGCCTGAGGTGGGCGTCCATGTTATTGTCTGCCACCACCATGATCACCACCTATGAGTTCCTCAAGCGGCTCTCAGACAAGGGCCAGGAGAGCGATCTTGCATGA